In one Gossypium hirsutum isolate 1008001.06 chromosome D09, Gossypium_hirsutum_v2.1, whole genome shotgun sequence genomic region, the following are encoded:
- the LOC107891385 gene encoding serine carboxypeptidase-like 45 isoform X1 codes for MKSGKWVGFVTLLLHVCFSRADKIVALPGQPKVSFQHFSGYVTVHDEKPHRQRALFYYFVEAETIPASKPLVLWLNGGPGCSSVGAGAFIEHGPFKPNGKTLTKNVHSWNKEANMLYLESPAGVGFSYSANNSFYTDLNDEVVARDNFVFLERWLLMFPQYKNRDFYITGESYAGHYVPQLTLHIIHSNLKLNLKGIAIGNPLLEFVTDMNSADQYYWSHGLISDSAYELLLSFCNSSRLMREALTQSFSSDCLSVYSEVAEELGKSVDKYDVIADVCLSSGQSPMAIFSHPMFLGPQFSSSLHSQLDGFSQQQVKVEADPCIEDKTTKYLNRKDVQKALHAKLVGITGWNLCNKIVQYMDDLETPTIYTVGKIVKSGIPVMVYSGDQDSVIPFTGTRNLVYKLAKALGLKTTVPYRPWFEGKQVGGWTQVYGDILSFATIRGASHTAPASQPERSMALFKAVLSGKPLPEA; via the exons ATGAAATCTGGGAAATGGGTAGGCTTTGTTACTCTTCTTCTGCATGTTTGTTTCTCCAGAGCTGATAAAATAGTAGCTTTGCCTGGCCAACCCAAAGTCAGTTTCCAACACTTCTCTGGCTATGTTACCGTCCATGATGAGAAGCCGCACAGGCAGAGAGCTCTGTTTTACTACTTTGTTGAAGCAGAAACCATCCCTGCTTCTAAACCACTTGTCCTTTGGCTAAACGGAG GCCCTGGTTGTTCATCTGTTGGAGCAGGAGCTTTTATTGAACATGGACCCTTTAAGCCAAATGGAAAGACTTTAACCAAAAACGTCCACAGTTGGAATAAAG AAGCTAATATGCTGTACCTCGAGTCACCGGCAGGAGTTGGCTTCTCTTATTCGGCTAATAACTCATTTTACACCGATTTAAACGATGAAGtagtag CAAGAGACAATTTTGTTTTCCTGGAGAGGTGGTTACTGATGTTCCCTCAATACAAGAATAGAGATTTCTACATCACAGGAGAAAGTTATGCAG GGCACTATGTTCCACAACTTACACTGCACATCATTCACTCCAATCTGAAGCTGAATCTGAAAGGGATAGCT ATAGGGAATCCGCTTCTAGAATTCGTTACAGATATGAACTCTGCAGATCAATATTATTGGTCTCATGGCCTAATATCAGATTCAGCTTATGAGCTACTCCTTTCGTTTTGCAACTCTTCTCGACTCATGAGGGAGGCTTTGACACAGTCGTTTTCATCTGATTGTCTATCTGTTTACAGTGAAGTTGCAGAGGAACTTGGTAAATCTGTTGACAAATACGATGTGATTGCCGATGTATGTCTATCATCTGGTCAGTCACCGATGGCAATATTCAGTCATCCCATGTTTTTAGGACCTCAGTTTTCATCATCTCTTCATTCTCAACTGGATGGGTTCAGTCAACAG CAAGTTAAAGTGGAAGCAGACCCTTGTATAGAAGACAAAACAACCAAATACTTGAACAGGAAAGATGTGCAGAAAGCTTTACATGCAAAACTTGTTGGAATCACCGGCTGGAACTTATGTAACAA GATTGTGCAATACATGGACGACCTAGAGACACCAACAATTTATACTGTTGGTAAAATAGTGAAGTCCGGTATTCCCGTCATGGTTTACAG TGGAGATCAGGATTCTGTTATCCCATTTACTGGTACCAGAAACTTAGTGTATAAACTAGCCAAAGCATTGGGACTTAAAACAACGGTGCCTTACCGACCTTGGTTCGAAGGGAAACAA GTTGGTGGGTGGACACAAGTTTATGGTGATATCTTGTCCTTTGCCACCATCAGAGGAGCTTCACACACCGCTCCAGCTTCACAGCCAGAGCGATCAATGGCACTGTTTAAGGCAGTTCTTAGTGGGAAACCACTGCCAGAAGCTTGA
- the LOC107891385 gene encoding serine carboxypeptidase-like 45 isoform X2: MKSGKWVGFVTLLLHVCFSRADKIVALPGQPKVSFQHFSGYVTVHDEKPHRQRALFYYFVEAETIPASKPLVLWLNGGAFIEHGPFKPNGKTLTKNVHSWNKEANMLYLESPAGVGFSYSANNSFYTDLNDEVVARDNFVFLERWLLMFPQYKNRDFYITGESYAGHYVPQLTLHIIHSNLKLNLKGIAIGNPLLEFVTDMNSADQYYWSHGLISDSAYELLLSFCNSSRLMREALTQSFSSDCLSVYSEVAEELGKSVDKYDVIADVCLSSGQSPMAIFSHPMFLGPQFSSSLHSQLDGFSQQQVKVEADPCIEDKTTKYLNRKDVQKALHAKLVGITGWNLCNKIVQYMDDLETPTIYTVGKIVKSGIPVMVYSGDQDSVIPFTGTRNLVYKLAKALGLKTTVPYRPWFEGKQVGGWTQVYGDILSFATIRGASHTAPASQPERSMALFKAVLSGKPLPEA; this comes from the exons ATGAAATCTGGGAAATGGGTAGGCTTTGTTACTCTTCTTCTGCATGTTTGTTTCTCCAGAGCTGATAAAATAGTAGCTTTGCCTGGCCAACCCAAAGTCAGTTTCCAACACTTCTCTGGCTATGTTACCGTCCATGATGAGAAGCCGCACAGGCAGAGAGCTCTGTTTTACTACTTTGTTGAAGCAGAAACCATCCCTGCTTCTAAACCACTTGTCCTTTGGCTAAACGGAG GAGCTTTTATTGAACATGGACCCTTTAAGCCAAATGGAAAGACTTTAACCAAAAACGTCCACAGTTGGAATAAAG AAGCTAATATGCTGTACCTCGAGTCACCGGCAGGAGTTGGCTTCTCTTATTCGGCTAATAACTCATTTTACACCGATTTAAACGATGAAGtagtag CAAGAGACAATTTTGTTTTCCTGGAGAGGTGGTTACTGATGTTCCCTCAATACAAGAATAGAGATTTCTACATCACAGGAGAAAGTTATGCAG GGCACTATGTTCCACAACTTACACTGCACATCATTCACTCCAATCTGAAGCTGAATCTGAAAGGGATAGCT ATAGGGAATCCGCTTCTAGAATTCGTTACAGATATGAACTCTGCAGATCAATATTATTGGTCTCATGGCCTAATATCAGATTCAGCTTATGAGCTACTCCTTTCGTTTTGCAACTCTTCTCGACTCATGAGGGAGGCTTTGACACAGTCGTTTTCATCTGATTGTCTATCTGTTTACAGTGAAGTTGCAGAGGAACTTGGTAAATCTGTTGACAAATACGATGTGATTGCCGATGTATGTCTATCATCTGGTCAGTCACCGATGGCAATATTCAGTCATCCCATGTTTTTAGGACCTCAGTTTTCATCATCTCTTCATTCTCAACTGGATGGGTTCAGTCAACAG CAAGTTAAAGTGGAAGCAGACCCTTGTATAGAAGACAAAACAACCAAATACTTGAACAGGAAAGATGTGCAGAAAGCTTTACATGCAAAACTTGTTGGAATCACCGGCTGGAACTTATGTAACAA GATTGTGCAATACATGGACGACCTAGAGACACCAACAATTTATACTGTTGGTAAAATAGTGAAGTCCGGTATTCCCGTCATGGTTTACAG TGGAGATCAGGATTCTGTTATCCCATTTACTGGTACCAGAAACTTAGTGTATAAACTAGCCAAAGCATTGGGACTTAAAACAACGGTGCCTTACCGACCTTGGTTCGAAGGGAAACAA GTTGGTGGGTGGACACAAGTTTATGGTGATATCTTGTCCTTTGCCACCATCAGAGGAGCTTCACACACCGCTCCAGCTTCACAGCCAGAGCGATCAATGGCACTGTTTAAGGCAGTTCTTAGTGGGAAACCACTGCCAGAAGCTTGA